Part of the Denticeps clupeoides chromosome 3, fDenClu1.1, whole genome shotgun sequence genome, TACATTAATCCGAGGTGGAGTGGGGTGTGGagtgtgtctccagggtggcCACCTGATCAAGGCTCCGTAtaaaaccacatctttctgctGTCAGTGTAACAATCCTCtagaaataaatgtacatttccctCACAGATCTTCGTCAGTTTCAGAATCCCAGAATCAGAATTCAAACGTAACAGAACAAATGGTTTTCGATCAATTAAAGCAttatgtttgtctgtgtgtatcaGCCATATGACCTTATGGTACAATGTTTCGTGCTCTTTTCTATGCTGGATTTTGCTGTCAAATGGTCACATACATATGTGAAAACTACATAGGTCATCTTGACCTCATCATATTATTTGAACCATTTTATGTCGTCCACTAAGTGTTATTCCCCAGGCAACAGTGTATATGAATGTTaaaagaggaaacattttgCACTGTTGCAACAGAGCTCACCAATTTGATGAAAATGCTTTaattcagaaaaagaaaaaaaaacattagaaaaatACTCGATGAATAGAATGAACTGCATGCCTAGGAGTGATGTAAATTGATTCACTAATTCCAGAAGACCACACATTTGCTAATTCCCAACTGCCATCTagtgaatgaaaataaaagtacaaCCCCCAGATGGATCAAGATCAATctgttaaaagaaaacatacatacccacaaaatatgacatttacaaaatgtaccacaGATTTACAATCCATTATCTGTTGGTTAATGTCTATTCAAATTATAAGCCCAATTTATATCATATTCAAACAGACTATAGATGTTGACGTTTATATTATTGCATGaatgttgtaattttttattattgttattaatataacTTATGTAATATTTGTACATAAAAAGTATGCAACGATATTGTCgttgcaaacaaaaaaatgcgAATATTGAGCTGTTTCTGAAGCCGTTGCGTAAAGCAAATCCAATAAATGATTGGACCCTTCCACCAGAAAATGCGTGTGACCgaaatccttttttttagcAGACAGCCACAGGTTTTTGTCCAGCCCAGGATCCAAATGCTGAATAACAAAACAGTTCTTCGCCTGCCAATCAACTGGACGTGGCTTGGTGCTGAAGTTGATTAATGATTAAACAGAATTGCTGGAGAATGTCAATTGAGGTGTTGCTGAAGTGATATTGCGCAGCACACAGATTCACATTTAGAATGCCAgtcattgctttttttgtgcacatgATGAATAAGTATGTCCTGCACAATTTTTGCAATGGATATATAATTTGTAAAATAGTAATGTATAAGCAGATCACAATTGTGAAATTGACTTGGCACATCTGTACTGAGAGAAGTGGTCTTACAACCAGTCTATTGACTAAAATGGCAACAGttcacataataaataatattggTGTGATGCATGTGTCTTTAATAGGTTTCTGTCAGAAGTGTGTACATGGTATGTATGTCCTACATAAACCCTAGACTGACAGAAAATGAAACTTTCACCCCAGTggtggtaaggaagcagccttgtaatcagaaggttgccggttcaaatcccgaaccgccaaggtgccattgaggtgccactgagcaaagcaccgtccccacatactgctccccgaactgctcaccaagagtgatggttaaatgcagtgtacacatttcgttgtgtcaccgtgtgctgtgctgcagtgtttcacaatgacaattacttcactttcatttgatgGCAGAATGTGTTTAGGTTTTAACAAGTGCACATTTTTAAAGGTTTCAacattgtaataaatgtatacaatcaaaaaaacacatgcagttTTAACATTGTTAAATCTCTGGCATGATCCAAAAATATAACTCATTCAAACAAGTCTCATTTGGCAAACTAGCAGTGAGCTTGGTTTCCCAATAATCAATGAAAACAACTGAACATAACACATTGGCACATAATACAATAAAGATGAATTCTTATGGAGTCATAAACATGGCAGAAGAGcttgttacatttgtttgtTTAGAAATGAGAAAACAACAAGTATTAAACGTTGCTACATTTCATACAAGTTTCTCTCCCATCAAAGGGGTGACATTGAATTAACCCTGAAGAATGCCACAAGGCAAAAGTCTGCCACGCTGTTTGATTTTTGGCCGTGGATATGACATGATCAAAAAGCATTATTGGTTATTTCtcaatatggcaaaaaaaataaaataaataaaagtatagtttattaaaaaaaaaaaaaagaaaaaaaaaaaaaaaaagaaagtgcacTTATAAATCTACAATCTTCACCAAAGTAAGTTGTAGAAAACCAGAGAATTACAGTGACAATATGGACAAGAGTGGTAAACAATAGTCCACATTGTCACCCAGCAGCACCCTGCACCAATATTACTTCATACCACAAAGTGCTAAATATATCCAACATACCCTCTAAGTGCCTCTATGCATCATGATACCATGATGTGCTTTCATCAAAACTGAAGGAGTCGTTGGTGAGGTTATTCCTGCAGCAGAGGAGTCCTCTCATACACCAATTTTTTGGGGTCAGCATAGTCACATTGCTTGCCGGCATTCAAATGTTTGCTTACCTGTATCAAAAggggaataaataaaattaaaacattgtaGTTACATCAATGGCTTTAGAGTTTTGCATGTCAAGTGTAAGTTCCAACTGACTATTTTCCATGAttagagagagagtgtgtatgtgtgttatgcTGCATTTGCTAATTTTATCAAAATGATGTAATTATACCTACCTGTCATTTGACACCTATAAAAGCACTAAAAAAGGATTAGTCTAAACTTCTCTAAAAACCCCAATGCTACAGATAAAAGCTTCCAATGAAAGAATCAATTTAATGAAGATGAAAGTACCttctcttaaaaaaattaaaaaatacatagacAGCTCTGTTTTCATATGGCTCAGGTCATCTTTTACATTGTAATAGAAGACAGGCTGAAGTGTGTTGATTTGGGCTGGGGAAAATTTAGCTGATTTAGCTCATAGAGCTCCGACTAAAGATCCTAAAGGTCCATGATCAGAAACcgatttacaaataaataactaaaacacCCCACCACATACAAAAACCTGTAAATGGAAGGAAACATGGTTCGAGATATGCAGAAGGAAGGCATgctaatataaaaacaaaactgcacATATCAGCATCCAACACTCATGCAGCTGCTGGAAAGGAAATGAGAAACGCGTGCTTTGAGAGAAACCAAATGCGAGGAAAAATGCTGAGTGCCACAGATAATCCCTGCTGCCTGTTTCATAAGCCACAGCGCATTAGTCCCGTGAGACCTGACACACAACGAGACACGCGAATCACGACGTATGATAGAAAAACGTTTTTGAAAAGCAGCAACGTTAGGAAAGATGACACTGGGCTAAACAGAAGAGAGCAGACAACAATCCCTAGTGACAGGCATGTTAATATTAACAAGTACAGATGGCAACAAACAGGAGGACTACGTTGCACAGGAGGCCAACATGGGGGATTTACGGCAAACTGTGGCAGTGCTAGGCCTTCTGCTGCCCAAGAAGAGGTGCTGGGCTCGGGATAAAACCGAGAGAGAGGCGGCGTCTCCGCTGAACACCCACCTGCAACTGTCCACACTAAAACTTTTCACTCAGCATCTTTTTGCCAGTTGGGTCGATTTTTGTGTCACATGTGTTGTCCTAAAAGATAACCAAACCCATTTGAATAGTACAGGTGGTGAGAAAGGATTTGATTGGCAGCATGACCAATTACATTGGAAATGTTCATAAGTTGGTCAATTTCCTATGTTAAATCATTCAGGATTGCGATCTGTTGATTTTGTTCACTTGGTCATGCAGTGTGAGGGATTTGATATGATTGAGGAAACAAGAATCATGCAATTCTTCAAAAATATTACCTTCTCTTAAGACATATATTTTATGAAGgattcattttcaaaaatgatCTTAATTTATGAAAATTCTGGGCCAAACaatcattaaattaataaaataatcatatattttatcgtactgcttttttttattatttaaaaagaaatccagACAAAACAAACCCTGTGGTCTGCATCTGTGGCCACAATTTCGTCTGATTTTCGCCTCtgtgaaacaaaataatataaatatagaagCTGACTGCTACACACCATCCAGGTTAAGAAACGCATGTCCGCACGAGGACAGGATTGTCCAAGAGTGGATCTGAGTGATCACATGCTCACTAACATGCCATGCATCCTCTGCCCCTTCCAGTCATTCTCCTCACTACAAACCTTTTGTTCCCGGATTCTCAAGACAACAGCCACAAGGATGAAGAGGAGACCAAGGCCGATGAAGATGTACTGCATGTATTCCAACAGGGCAGGCATCACCACCAGATTATTGTAAAACGTCGTGAGTACCGAACCATCAATGTATCCACGCTAAAACAAAATTAACAAAGAAGCACATTTTATGGTTATTAACAAAGGTTGTTATAGCCTCTTCCAAAATCATATAGTGCAAAATAATACAGTAAAAAGACAGTATTTGACAGCAGAGTGAGAAAGAGTTACCTCCTCAAACCAAATCATTGGCATCACCACCTCAGCAATGCGGTCAGTTTGTCTGAAAAATTAAAAGCGTTACACATTTCTAAAGACACAATCATAATCTGTTTTAGACAACATTCATGAGAATATTAATATCTTCTGTTACACCTTATTATAACAAATATCAGTTTTCTGAGCTTTAGACATTGGAATGAAGATCTTACATGATTCCAAGGACCCTCTTAATGTAGAGGTTAAGTTGCAACTTTATGGACACATTCAGAGGCACCCCAGTCTCCTACAAGACAGCGGAAATTTGAATGTGTTAACCCACATACCATACTAGCATCATACCAACATAACAGATGACTGGGGTGTTTTCAGTTATGCAAAAGTGTCTATGTGACAAATTAGGGCAAGGCATTAATGCAATCTCTTGTAAAACCTTTACCGCACAGGACGTTACACTGGCCCTCTGTGTTTACTCGCTGAACTTTACACTTTACTCTTTGGTATATgaatatttacaaaatgcattGCACCACCTTCTGTGGACCAAACAACACAATCTTTGTGAGATGTGTtagtacagaaaaaaatcatgaGGGATTTAATGTGACTGAGTGAATATGTGAATAGGTGTAAgaatatgtgtatgttttacatttagatttgatttacatgtaatgaaaatgtcaaaCACATACCCACATATTCTCACACATCTGTGTTTAACAAAGTATTTTTCCCtagattttattatatattcaaGTAGTTTAAGAAATTAGCACAACATTTGTGCATTATTAAAAAGGAGTGCACAGGGAAACAAACTGTGGGAAATTAAAGACCTGATTTCAAACTAGTTTAGAAACGACCCAGAATTCATGAATTATGCAATGAGATAACTGCTCAAGAATGCCTGGACCCATGAGTAAGAGATTTTAGAATAAATCCCTTAGAATGCTACTCTGAGGCCAGGGCTGAGGAAGTCTTTAAGGACATTCAGATGCGTGTTCCCTGCTGTGTTACCTCAGAGTGTGATAATGCCAGTATAGGAGTGTCACTATCTGCAGTGGATCACTGAGTGTTGATTGGGACAGATCCAGTTTCTTCAGTAATTATTTTATGATGCAGACAAGTCCAAGAGCACAGTCAGAGCTTATCTAAAACAGTGCTAGTTTTATCACATACAATCAGCCTCTATTAACCTTGGGTCACTTAGACAACGTCAGAGAGTCACAGAACTTTACCTtgcatctgaaataaaaaaggctCAATATGTAACACGTCCTTCGTATCAATATCTTTCAGGAtcataatgtgttttatatgcaCTCCTTAATCGCTTAGGGAGTCAGATTTCAATGCTGTAGACAGTGACCTGCATCCCTTTAGACTGACTCCAGGGCAAAGTCTGTATACTTAGATCAGTCAGCAAGGAGAACTCCTTGACATGTTAATTTGCTTGATAAGTTACTCTTTTAAATAGAATCATATAAGCATAAAACAATCAAAACAGTTACAATCATGAGCAATTTCCAATTAGCTTATCTGATTTCTTTCTTGAGATATGCCTTTATTGTAGTTTCCATTCCATTCTATTTTAACCTTGAACGATTTGTGGAATTAAGtgtataacaaaaataaaataatattttcccCCTACTTTTAGTAAAACTTGTTGTGTAACCCGTTTAAATAAGGAGTGTAGTGCTTTTATGAACAGACTAAAATCAGAACACTTGGATTAAAGTGCTGCAAGTCTGATTTGGTAGCAGGCGTGGCCCTGAGATGATTATAACAAATCATCTTTATAGTGTCTGCTGACTATTTACGAATGTACAGTTTAATCAGATAATATCACTTATTTAATGCAAATAGACAAACATGTTCCAGTAGCTATAACTAGTTAGGAAAGTTTCACTATAACTTCAACTCAGAAATGTTTCTAGCTAGTCAGACATTTCTTGTCTGTTTTACAGTCATCTTCAAATGTTAACAAAAAATCTGGTCAAAATCAGGCTGATTATTTTCTGTGTGCCCTGAAGACAGGAATGAGTTACTTACAGGATGAATATCAATAAATAGGCCATGTTCCTCTTCACTGGGGCTCAGCCCAATGACAGTGTTCAGCAAGGCAGGATCAGCGTTGTAGAAGTGGGGATGTGACATGAAGACTGGAGAGTCTGAAGATTTCAAGaagaaaaacagtttcactGACCTCTGCCCTAACATATTGAAACAAGGGCATTCAAGTCTATGGTTCAGTGCACGGTTTCATGCAGCATGCAAGTGTGGAGAAAGTGCTGAATGAATTTCACTCATGGACCCGATGCCTGGACGCATAGTAGGACACTCACTGTGTCTACAGCTGCTGACGTTCAGCAGCCCTGACTGCCTGCAGGGGCAGAAACCCTCATTTGGGGGATAGTCTGTTCCATTGGCAAATAGTGTTTTGGGGGCAACAAATCGGAACAAAGGAATACCCTTCATCTTCCCTTTTCTCTGGAACACAAGCTCCATTgacctaccaaaaaaaaaaaatgatcagacaaaaaaaattcaaacgcGAAAGGCCATTTCAAAAGCATAACAAAACAATAatggaaaaatgaataaatttaaACTTTACGTAACAGCTCAGCTTGACTATCTACAATAATCTCGTCTAAAATTTacaaaattattcatatttgcTTTGCCATTATTTTCTTTGGTAATATAAGCCTCGCCACTGAACCAACTTTTGGACTGTGTAATATTTGAGTCAGACTGTCTAAAGCAAACAAAGTCATCTTGTCCGTAACTATGAAAAGACTTGTGACTGCCAGAGCATCTAGAACAATAATTTATGAGCCAGTTGCATGTCCACACTTTTAGGCCCAGttcttattttaaaacataCCTGTTTCTGCCTGCCGCCATAACTCCCTAACCCATAAATAGTCTATAAGCCACATCTCTGCCTTGTTAAGATATGAGAAATACTCCTTTTAGAATCTATTTGAAGCCACTATTATTAAGTATTAAAATAAAAGGACATTTTATTGCATCTATGTTTGCTGCAAATgggacacaaaataaaaaaaaagtaatgcaaTCAAATCTATTTTTGCTGATCTTTGACATGACCAAGACATTAACCATTATATATAATGGTTATATATAACCATTATAAacactgccaaaaaaaaaaaagttatgtatAAGAATTTATTGCAGGTTTTTGGTGCATATACATTTTAGACCACAATGGGTGTCATGAGGCATTATTTGACATTACAGCTTTATATGGATTTTCAAAATAAAGAATCAATGATAAAATGTTTAAGCTGGCTTTTAAGGGATTAAagtcctgaaaataattaaatgtttcaTCATTTTGTAAAGGGCTTAAGTTGACCAAGTGatttatggaaaaaaacatggaaaaatgtatggaaaacaatattaatGTATAAGGATTTTGtcgcatttttgtgtgtgtacatttttgccCACAAAGAGGGCAAGAGGGTACAAAATGCATACCCAAAATATGGATCAAATCTAAGATTAAAAAACACTGGATTTCAAACATTCGAAACATTTGtcaaatttaaaagaaaattgacaaaatgtacaaaaatgccTGGAGAAGGCACAAGGGTTTTAaccttgtttatttattatctaaAGTACCTGCAAGCATCAGGGCTGTAGAAAGGTAAAGTGGACTCTGTAGTCATGAACGGAGGCCACATCTGACCAGCAGTGCCATTTATCATGTTGCACTGCTCGGTCCTCCAATAATCCACCTACAACATTCAGAAGATGGATGGGATGggaataaagaaaatgaatgagTGTGTCACCTGTTCCCAAACTCACATCAcaccattaaaatgaaatgtacccactttttttaaaccattccagAAGTCGACTTTGTGAACTTTCCTGATATCGTCCTTGCCAGTAAACACTGTGAACAGTCCTGTGTTGGAGTTGTTGAACtggtggagagaaagagaaaacaaatcAGCATGAGACATTTGGTTTGGAGGTGTTCTCTGTATCCAGAAGCTCAACTCTCCCCAGACATACTAACCTCAGCAAAAAGACCAAATTTGCCAGAGGTTGGGAGCATGCCGGGCAGGTACTGGTTGAGGAAGTCTACAAGTTTGCTGTCATAGCCCCACATCAGCTCCCCAACAGGCTTAGTCAAGAAGGCCTCCTCTTTAAAGAGGGTGAGGGCGGTGCTCAGCATCAACCGAACAGGTAAAGGCATGTCCTCCATCATCACCGAGGCTCCCTGACAGGCGCAAGCAGAACGGAGGGTTTC contains:
- the scarb1 gene encoding scavenger receptor class B member 1 isoform X2, which translates into the protein MAASVSKISVGLLVAGIVTAIFGIVLVFVGPIIVDDQIVKNVEINPKNDLSYTMWKDIPVPFFMSVYFYHVLNPKEILKGEKPMVEQRGPYVYSEKRQKENITFHDNHTVSYREYRRYFFEESMSVGNESDVVTIPNMLVLGASVMMEDMPLPVRLMLSTALTLFKEEAFLTKPVGELMWGYDSKLVDFLNQYLPGMLPTSGKFGLFAEFNNSNTGLFTVFTGKDDIRKVHKVDFWNGLKKVDYWRTEQCNMINGTAGQMWPPFMTTESTLPFYSPDACRSMELVFQRKGKMKGIPLFRFVAPKTLFANGTDYPPNEGFCPCRQSGLLNVSSCRHNSPVFMSHPHFYNADPALLNTVIGLSPSEEEHGLFIDIHPETGVPLNVSIKLQLNLYIKRVLGIIQTDRIAEVVMPMIWFEERGYIDGSVLTTFYNNLVVMPALLEYMQYIFIGLGLLFILVAVVLRIREQKVSKHLNAGKQCDYADPKKLVYERTPLLQE
- the scarb1 gene encoding scavenger receptor class B member 1 isoform X3; protein product: MAASVSKISVGLLVAGIVTAIFGIVLVFVGPIIVDDQIVKNVEINPKNDLSYTMWKDIPVPFFMSVYFYHVLNPKEILKGEKPMVEQRGPYVYSEKRQKENITFHDNHTVSYREYRRYFFEESMSVGNESDVVTIPNMLVLGASVMMEDMPLPVRLMLSTALTLFKEEAFLTKPVGELMWGYDSKLVDFLNQYLPGMLPTSGKFGLFAEFNNSNTGLFTVFTGKDDIRKVHKVDFWNGLKKVDYWRTEQCNMINGTAGQMWPPFMTTESTLPFYSPDACRSMELVFQRKGKMKGIPLFRFVAPKTLFANGTDYPPNEGFCPCRQSGLLNVSSCRHNSPVFMSHPHFYNADPALLNTVIGLSPSEEEHGLFIDIHPETGVPLNVSIKLQLNLYIKRVLGIIQTDRIAEVVMPMIWFEERGYIDGSVLTTFYNNLVVMPALLEYMQYIFIGLGLLFILVAVVLRIREQKDNTCDTKIDPTGKKMLSEKF
- the scarb1 gene encoding scavenger receptor class B member 1 isoform X1, whose protein sequence is MAASVSKISVGLLVAGIVTAIFGIVLVFVGPIIVDDQIVKNVEINPKNDLSYTMWKDIPVPFFMSVYFYHVLNPKEILKGEKPMVEQRGPYVYSEKRQKENITFHDNHTVSYREYRRYFFEESMSVGNESDVVTIPNMLVLGASVMMEDMPLPVRLMLSTALTLFKEEAFLTKPVGELMWGYDSKLVDFLNQYLPGMLPTSGKFGLFAEFNNSNTGLFTVFTGKDDIRKVHKVDFWNGLKKVDYWRTEQCNMINGTAGQMWPPFMTTESTLPFYSPDACRSMELVFQRKGKMKGIPLFRFVAPKTLFANGTDYPPNEGFCPCRQSGLLNVSSCRHNSPVFMSHPHFYNADPALLNTVIGLSPSEEEHGLFIDIHPETGVPLNVSIKLQLNLYIKRVLGIIQTDRIAEVVMPMIWFEERGYIDGSVLTTFYNNLVVMPALLEYMQYIFIGLGLLFILVAVVLRIREQKRRKSDEIVATDADHRDNTCDTKIDPTGKKMLSEKF